CATACTCGATGCGCAGCCCGAACTGTGCGCCGTCACCGAGCAGTCTGCGAAACAGGGGTAGATCGTCCGGGGTGGAGATCAGCAGGATGTCGCGGATTCCCGCCAGCATCAGCACCGACAGCGGGTAGTACACCAGCGGTTTGTCGTAGACGGGCAGCAGTTGCTTGGAAACGACCTGTGTGAGGGGATGCAGCCTGGTGCCGCTGCCCCCGGCCAGTACGATCCCCTTCACTCGGATTCTCCTCGAATCGACACTCAGCGGTAGTTCTCGAACTGCAGCGCGACGTCGAAGTCCCCGTGCTTGAGCATCTCGATGACCGCCTGCAGGTCGTCCTTCTTCTTGGCGGACACGCGAAGCTGATCGCCCTGGACTTGTGCCTGGACACCCTTGGGGCCGTCGTCACGGATCTTCTTGGAGATCTTCTTCGCGGTGTCCTGGGCGATACCCTGCTTGAGGGTGCCGGTGACCTTGTACGCCTGACCGGAACTGGTCGGCTCGCCGATGTCGAGAGCCTTCAGCGAGACACCACGCTTGATCAGCTTTTCCTTGAAGACGTCGATGGCTGCTTTGCAGCGCTCCTCGGTTTCGGACTCCAGCGTCACGGACTCCTCGCCCGCCCAGCTGATCCTGGTTCCGGTGCCGCGGAAGTCGAACCGGTTCGCCAGTTCCTTGGCCGCCTGGTTGAGTGCGTTGTCGACCTCCTGGCGGTCGACCTTGCTCACCACGTCGAAAGAAGGGTCTGCCATCTGCTCCACCTCCTGGGCACATTCATGCAGTCCTGCCGACACGCTACCGGGTCACCCCCTTGTCGATGGCGTGGACGCCGGTATGTATGATTTTCCCTGTCAGCCAGCGGTGCTGGCATGCTTCGCCGGGTTGCCCGAGCGGCCAAAGGGAGCTGACTGTAAATCAGCCGCGCAAGCTTCAGAGGTTCGAATCCTCTACCCGGCACACGAGGGAATACGGCCCCCTGACCTGCACCGACAGGGCAGGGGGCCGGTTTCGTGCGGTCCGGCTTTACTCGGTGTAGCCCGGAATCACCCGGCGACTCGCATCGGTTCGACTCCGGCGTTCAGCCACCTGGAGACACATGCGTGCCGGAGGGCATAGGGCGTTTGGCTAGTGGAGAGTCGGTCACCTCGGGCACGAACGCGATGAGGTGACCGACCTTGTCGGTATGTACACCGACCCTCGGCGTGTCATGGCGTGTAGCGACCGTACGGTGCGAATTTCTCGCACCATCTCGGTGCGGGAGCGCAGGCTCGGGCCACGTCAGCTGGTCGTCATGACTCCGGGTGTACGGATGGGCTCCCTGCCGTGTGCTTCCTGCTGGGATCGAGAGATCCGGCCTGGTGGGGGCTAGACGGTGAGGACGATCTTGCCGACGTGTTGATGCTCGCGGAAGGCCTGCT
This Haloactinomyces albus DNA region includes the following protein-coding sequences:
- a CDS encoding YajQ family cyclic di-GMP-binding protein, which encodes MADPSFDVVSKVDRQEVDNALNQAAKELANRFDFRGTGTRISWAGEESVTLESETEERCKAAIDVFKEKLIKRGVSLKALDIGEPTSSGQAYKVTGTLKQGIAQDTAKKISKKIRDDGPKGVQAQVQGDQLRVSAKKKDDLQAVIEMLKHGDFDVALQFENYR